From Streptomyces yatensis, one genomic window encodes:
- a CDS encoding acyl dehydratase — MRVLTGQPVPPVEFTPDAVTLLRFGAVTRNAHRIHYDTGFARSEGLDGPVVMAQLHGCLMHRAARSFAGPGGRVLEVGWQNRAPALAGERLVVSGTVGEVDAETGRVTLELVEHGGQGDVVCCRGTAVVLMG, encoded by the coding sequence ATGAGGGTGCTCACGGGACAGCCCGTACCACCGGTGGAGTTCACCCCGGATGCCGTCACGCTGCTGCGGTTCGGGGCGGTCACCCGCAATGCCCATCGCATCCACTACGACACCGGGTTCGCGCGGTCCGAGGGGCTGGACGGCCCGGTCGTCATGGCGCAGCTGCACGGCTGTCTGATGCACCGGGCCGCCAGGAGCTTCGCGGGTCCGGGCGGACGGGTGCTGGAGGTCGGATGGCAGAACCGGGCCCCGGCCCTCGCCGGGGAGCGGCTCGTGGTGAGCGGCACGGTCGGCGAGGTCGATGCCGAGACGGGTCGGGTCACCCTGGAGCTGGTCGAGCACGGTGGGCAGGGTGATGTGGTGTGCTGCCGGGGCACGGCCGTGGTCCTGATGGGCTGA